In Streptomyces dangxiongensis, one DNA window encodes the following:
- a CDS encoding shikimate kinase, with translation MGVGKSTVGRLLAERLGVGYRDTDEDIVTAEGRAIAEIFVDEGEDAFRAIEKRAVRTALAEHEGVVALGGGAVLDPDTRAALAGHRVVYLSMEVDEAVRRTGLNVARPLLAVNPRKQWRELMEARRHLYEEVATAVVPTDGRTPEEVTQAALDALELKQA, from the coding sequence ATGGGCGTCGGCAAGTCCACCGTCGGCCGGCTCCTCGCCGAGCGCCTCGGCGTCGGCTACCGGGACACCGACGAGGACATCGTCACCGCCGAGGGCCGCGCCATCGCCGAGATCTTCGTGGACGAGGGCGAGGACGCCTTCCGGGCGATCGAGAAACGGGCGGTACGGACCGCGCTCGCCGAGCACGAGGGCGTCGTCGCGCTCGGCGGCGGTGCCGTCCTCGACCCGGACACCCGCGCGGCGCTCGCCGGGCACCGGGTGGTCTACCTCTCGATGGAGGTCGATGAGGCCGTCCGGCGCACCGGGCTCAACGTGGCCCGCCCCCTGCTCGCGGTCAACCCGCGCAAGCAGTGGCGCGAGCTGATGGAGGCGCGGCGGCACCTGTACGAGGAGGTCGCCACCGCCGTGGTGCCGACGGACGGCCGCACCCCCGAAGAGGTCACGCAAGCAGCGCTGGACGCACTGGAGTTGAAACAAGCATGA
- the aroC gene encoding chorismate synthase, which produces MSRLRWLTAGESHGPALVATLEGLPAGVPITTEMVADHLARRRLGYGRGARMKFERDEVTFLGGVRHGLTLGSPVAVMVGNTEWPKWEQVMAADPVDPEVLGGLARNAPLTRPRPGHADLAGMQKYGFDEARPILERASARETAARVALGAVARSYLKETAGIEIVSHVVELAAAKAPYGLHPTPADVEKLDADPVRCLDADASKAMVAEIDQAHKDGDTLGGVVEVLAYGVPVGLGSHVHWDRRLDARLAAALMGIQAIKGVEVGDGFGLARVPGSQAHDEIVTTAEGIRRSTGRSGGTEGGLTTGELLRVRAAMKPIATVPRALQTVDVVTGEAAQAHHQRSDVCAVPAAGIVAEAMVALVLADAVAEKFGGDSVPETRRNVRSYLDNLAIR; this is translated from the coding sequence TTGAGCAGGCTGCGTTGGCTGACCGCGGGCGAGTCGCACGGTCCCGCACTTGTCGCGACGCTGGAGGGCCTTCCCGCCGGCGTGCCGATCACCACGGAGATGGTGGCGGATCACCTTGCGCGGCGGCGGCTCGGCTACGGCCGCGGTGCGCGGATGAAGTTCGAGCGGGACGAGGTCACCTTCCTGGGCGGGGTGCGGCACGGCCTGACCCTCGGCTCCCCGGTCGCGGTCATGGTGGGCAACACCGAATGGCCGAAGTGGGAGCAGGTCATGGCGGCCGACCCGGTCGACCCCGAGGTGCTCGGCGGCCTGGCCCGCAACGCACCGCTGACCCGCCCGCGCCCCGGCCACGCCGACCTCGCAGGCATGCAGAAGTACGGCTTCGACGAAGCCCGCCCGATCCTGGAGCGCGCCTCCGCCCGTGAGACCGCCGCCCGGGTGGCCCTCGGCGCGGTCGCCCGGTCGTACCTGAAGGAGACGGCCGGCATCGAGATCGTCTCCCACGTCGTGGAGCTGGCCGCGGCCAAGGCCCCCTACGGCCTCCACCCCACCCCGGCCGACGTCGAGAAGCTCGACGCCGACCCGGTGCGCTGCCTGGACGCCGACGCCTCCAAGGCGATGGTCGCGGAGATCGACCAGGCCCACAAGGACGGCGACACGCTCGGCGGCGTGGTGGAGGTGCTGGCCTACGGCGTGCCGGTCGGCCTCGGCTCGCACGTGCACTGGGACCGGCGTCTGGACGCCCGCCTGGCCGCGGCTCTCATGGGCATCCAGGCGATCAAGGGCGTCGAGGTCGGCGACGGCTTCGGGCTGGCCCGGGTGCCCGGTTCCCAGGCGCACGACGAGATCGTCACCACCGCCGAGGGCATCCGCCGCTCCACCGGCCGCTCGGGCGGCACCGAGGGCGGCCTCACCACCGGTGAGCTGCTGCGCGTCCGCGCGGCCATGAAGCCGATCGCGACCGTGCCCCGGGCCCTGCAGACGGTGGACGTCGTCACGGGTGAGGCCGCCCAGGCCCACCACCAGCGGTCCGACGTCTGCGCGGTCCCGGCCGCCGGCATCGTCGCCGAGGCCATGGTGGCGCTCGTCCTCGCAGACGCGGTCGCCGAGAAGTTCGGCGGCGACTCCGTCCCGGAGACCCGCCGCAACGTGCGGTCCTACCTCGACAACCTCGCGATCCGGTGA
- the aroB gene encoding 3-dehydroquinate synthase, whose amino-acid sequence MSEAVTRVQVAGTAGTDPYEVLVGRQLLGELPGLIGEQAKRVAVIHPESLAETGDALRADLADQGYEAVAIQVPNAEEAKTAEVAAYCWKALGQSGFTRTDAIVGVGGGSTTDLAGFVAATWLRGVRWIAVPTTVLAMVDAAVGGKTGINTAEGKNLVGAFHPPAGVLCDLAALDSLPVHDYVSGLAEVIKAGFIADPAILDLIEADPEAARTPAGPHTAELIERSIRVKAEVVSADLKESGPREILNYGHTLGHAIEKNERYKWRHGAAVAVGMHFAAELGRLAGRLDDATADRHRAILESVGLPLHYRYDQWPKLLETMKVDKKSRGDLLRFVVLDGLARPTLLEGPDPAVLLAAYGEVGQ is encoded by the coding sequence ATGAGCGAGGCAGTCACCCGTGTCCAGGTCGCCGGCACCGCGGGCACCGACCCGTACGAGGTGCTCGTCGGCCGGCAACTCCTGGGCGAGCTGCCCGGGTTGATCGGTGAGCAGGCCAAGCGGGTCGCGGTGATCCACCCGGAGTCGCTGGCCGAGACCGGCGACGCGCTCCGCGCCGACCTGGCCGATCAGGGGTACGAGGCCGTCGCCATCCAGGTGCCCAACGCGGAGGAGGCCAAGACCGCCGAGGTCGCCGCCTACTGCTGGAAGGCGCTCGGCCAGTCCGGCTTCACCCGCACCGACGCCATCGTCGGCGTCGGCGGCGGCTCGACCACGGACCTGGCCGGCTTCGTCGCCGCGACCTGGCTGCGCGGGGTGCGCTGGATCGCCGTCCCGACGACCGTGCTGGCCATGGTGGACGCGGCGGTCGGCGGCAAGACCGGCATCAACACGGCCGAGGGCAAGAACCTGGTCGGAGCCTTCCACCCGCCGGCCGGCGTGCTGTGCGACCTGGCCGCGCTGGACTCCCTCCCGGTCCACGACTACGTCTCCGGCCTCGCCGAGGTCATCAAGGCCGGTTTCATCGCCGATCCGGCGATCCTGGACCTGATCGAGGCCGACCCCGAGGCCGCCCGGACCCCGGCGGGCCCGCACACGGCCGAACTGATCGAGCGGTCGATCCGGGTCAAGGCGGAGGTCGTCTCCGCGGACCTGAAGGAGTCCGGTCCGCGCGAGATCCTGAACTACGGTCACACGCTCGGCCACGCCATCGAGAAGAACGAGCGCTACAAGTGGCGGCACGGCGCCGCGGTCGCCGTCGGGATGCACTTCGCCGCCGAACTCGGCCGCCTGGCGGGCCGCCTGGACGACGCGACGGCCGACCGTCACCGCGCCATCCTGGAATCCGTCGGCCTGCCGTTGCACTACCGCTACGACCAGTGGCCCAAGCTGCTGGAGACGATGAAGGTGGACAAGAAGTCCCGCGGCGACCTGCTGCGCTTCGTCGTGCTGGACGGCCTGGCCCGGCCGACCCTGTTGGAGGGCCCCGACCCGGCCGTCCTGCTCGCCGCCTACGGCGAGGTCGGCCAGTAG
- a CDS encoding shikimate dehydrogenase, protein MTSRAVDGRRAAVLGSPIAHSLSPVLHRAAYDALGLTGWSYDSFDVDEAALPGFLDRLGPEWAGLSLTMPLKRAVIALADEISETAAAVDAVNTLVLTEDGRRIGDNTDIPGMVAALREHGIEQVDSAAILGAGATASSALAALARVCTGEVVAYVRSAARAAEMRQWGERLDVEVRTADWADAAEALRAPLVIATTPAGTTDALATAVPERPATLFDVLYDPWPTELAARWSMFGGAVVSGLDLLVHQAVLQVERMTGRAPAPVEAMRRAGERALAAR, encoded by the coding sequence ATGACATCAAGGGCAGTCGACGGCCGCCGGGCCGCCGTGCTCGGTTCGCCCATCGCCCACTCCCTCTCCCCGGTGCTGCACCGGGCCGCCTACGACGCACTCGGGCTCACCGGCTGGTCCTACGACAGCTTCGACGTCGACGAGGCCGCCCTGCCCGGCTTCCTGGACCGGCTCGGACCGGAGTGGGCGGGGCTGTCGCTGACCATGCCGCTGAAACGGGCGGTCATCGCTCTGGCCGACGAGATCAGCGAGACCGCCGCCGCCGTCGACGCGGTCAACACGCTCGTCCTCACCGAGGACGGCCGCCGCATCGGCGACAACACCGATATCCCGGGCATGGTGGCCGCGCTGCGCGAGCACGGCATCGAGCAGGTCGACTCCGCCGCGATCCTCGGCGCCGGCGCCACCGCCTCCTCCGCGCTCGCCGCGCTGGCCCGCGTCTGCACCGGCGAGGTCGTCGCCTACGTCCGCAGCGCGGCCCGCGCCGCCGAGATGCGGCAGTGGGGCGAGCGGCTCGACGTGGAGGTCCGTACGGCGGACTGGGCCGACGCCGCCGAGGCGCTGCGCGCCCCGCTGGTGATCGCCACCACGCCCGCCGGCACGACCGATGCCCTCGCCACCGCCGTACCGGAACGCCCCGCCACCCTCTTCGACGTGCTCTACGATCCCTGGCCCACCGAACTGGCGGCCCGCTGGTCCATGTTCGGCGGCGCCGTGGTCAGCGGCCTCGACCTGCTGGTGCACCAGGCCGTCCTCCAGGTCGAGCGGATGACCGGGCGCGCGCCGGCCCCGGTGGAGGCCATGCGCCGCGCCGGCGAGCGGGCGCTCGCCGCCCGCTGA